The Watersipora subatra chromosome 1, tzWatSuba1.1, whole genome shotgun sequence genome has a window encoding:
- the LOC137385492 gene encoding uncharacterized protein codes for MGRGLKPGVLSLAVQGPRPAGPSLDLSSSSLNHPCFTEVRLAKLRAALLKQHGLPSSGKSLSHWKKLTKLQGGIARATQPTELKEIFFYLSTINTYTQHFVKPPEGPGYSQWCRTQQLEEDGNDRSLPNHSYRTWRQENGMALTQADSHRHQPYSEFQEQPANRGNSVGYGNQTSGNFNFNAQTKRPAVAQTVTQLQQSTNNLNGSHFQSFQAQPMIPDWSSNDRSNGMVATISNACYPRAQLESQNFRARAILPNVIQSKGTNPYQPVNIAVGQLDSWSHDSTIQDESCYHQPYQKQVSQQQPLNVGLNAIGNYYNPNCNKKQGSRTTDFRDVSTGSLYGKSQLVKRLKGSTRMVSCSTEAVHMWRNTLGDNASVVFELFGKAMCVQYDGLKLSFELKGKSLHIGCVYFCMDRGPLGLTDGMTIRVVGRMEPHWDKFQCVSVRLATDDEKSSASKLIQTCNNSLHRFNVFGNEP; via the exons ATGGGCCGAGGGCTTAAGCCTGGGGTGCTATCACTAGCCGTTCAAGGACCTCGGCCAGCTGGTCCATCTCTTGATCTGAGCTCCTCGAGCCTCAACCATCCATGTTTTACTGAGGTAAGACTCGCCAAACTCCGAGCAGCACTGCTCAAGCAGCACGGCCTACCGAGCTCaggaaaatctctctctcactggAAAAAGCTCACCAAGCTTCAGGGCGGCATTGCTCGTGCAACACAGCCTACCGAGCTCAAGGAAATCTTTTTCTACCTCTctacaataaatacatata CTCAACACTTTGTGAAGCCTCCTGAAGGTCCAGGTTACAGCCAATGGTGTAGGACTCAACAGCTTGAGGAAGATGGCAATGACAG AAGCTTACCAAATCATTCTTATCGCACCTGGAGACAGGAAAATGGTATGGCACTAACACAAGCAGATTCCCATAGGCACCAGCCATACAGTGAATTTCAGGAGCAGCCAGCCAACAGGGGTAACTCTGTTGGCTATGGTAACCAAACATCtggaaattttaattttaatgccCAAACTAAACGCCCAGCTGTTGCCCAAACTGTTACCCAGCTGCAACAGTCTACTAACAATCTAAATGGTTCTCATTTTCAGTCATTCCAGGCTCAACCTATGATACCCGATTGGAGTTCAAACGATAGATCTAATGGAATGGTAGCTACTATCAGCAACGCATGTTATCCTCGGGCTCAGTTGGAATCACAAAACTTTCGAGCACGTGCCATTCTGCCAAATGTAATTCAATCCAAAGGGACAAATCCTTACCAACCTGTCAACATAGCTGTTGGTCAGCTTGACAGTTGGTCCCATGATTCTACCATTCAGGATGAGAGCTGCTATCACCAACCTTACCAAAAACAAGTTTCACAGCAGCAGCCTCTCAATGTAGGCTTAAATGCTATAGGCAACTACTACAACCCaaattgtaacaaaaaacaAGGAAGCAGAACAACTGACTTTCGGGATGTATCTACA GGAAGTCTGTATGGCAAGTCGCAGCTGGTAAAGCGACTAAAAGGCTCAACGAGGATGGTATCTTGCAGCACTGAGGCTGTGCATATGTGGAGAAACACCCTGGGTGATAATGCCTCTGTTGTCTTCGAACTTTTTG GAAAAGCTATGTGCGTTCAGTATGACGGCTTGAAATTAAGCTTTGAGTTGAAAGGAAAATCTTTGCACATTGGATGTGTCTACTTTTGTATG GATCGAGGACCTTTAGGCTTAACCGATGGAATGACTATTAG GGTAGTTGGCAGAATGGAGCCTCATTGGGATAAATTTCAGTGTGTGTCTGTAAGACTAGCAACTGATGATGAGAAATCCTCTGCCTCAAAGCTAATTCAGACATGTAACAATTCATTACACAGATTTAATGTCTTTGGTAATGagccataa
- the LOC137398671 gene encoding adenine phosphoribosyltransferase-like — MADDQSKIERIAKTIKSFPDFPKPGILFKDIFPLLHDPAVFSDLVDVMTNNVRQLNVDVVIGLDARGFLFGPIIAYQLNIPFVPIRKKGKLPGPTMAVEYKLEYGSDIFEAQLQSIKEGQRVVIVDDLLATGGTMSAACELVEKMKGNIVECLVIIELNDLNGRSKITGKVHSLVQC, encoded by the exons ATGGCTGATGATCAGAGTAAAATAGAAAGGATTGCAAAGACTATCAAATCATTCCCAGACTTTCCAAAACCTGGGATATTGTTCAA GGATATTTTTCCTTTATTACATGATCCAGCGGTGTTCTCTGATTTGGTTGATGTTATGACCAACAATGTTCGACAGTTGAATGTCGATGTAGTTATTGGTTTGGACGCTCGTGGCTTTCTCTTTGGCCCAATCATCGCTTACCAGCTAAACATCCCATTTGTACCAATTAGAAAGAAGGGAAAGTTGCCGGGGCCAACTATGGCTGTGGAGTATAAGTTGGAATATGGATCG GACATCTTTGAAGCACAACTTCAATCCATCAAGGAAGGCCAAAGGGTAGTTATTGTTGATGATCTATTGGCCACTGGAG gtACTATGTCAGCAGCATGTGAACTGGTTGAAAAAATGAAAGGAAATATTGTTGAGTGTCTAGTAATCATTGAACTAAACGACCTTAATGGCCGTTCAAAGATTACAGGAAAAGTGCATTCATTGGTGCAGTGCTAG
- the LOC137401231 gene encoding BUD13 homolog, whose amino-acid sequence MTEMSKAEYLKRYMAADPDEEKTTKKKRRKIKKIKAGAGFKIVDEDLDLSKIGAGNDDAEEENPIIAEIIDDRPDSVKQMEVYLSTDKWKKVVGDENSQSVEPLETSPPRRKRHDSDTSPPGRRRHDSDTSPSRRRRHDSDTSPPRRKRHDSDTSPLRKKRHDSDTSPPRRKRHDSDTSPPRRRHGSDTSPPRRKRHDSDTSPPRRKGHDSDTSPPRRRRHDSDTSPLRRRRHGSDSSPPRRKRNIHDKSSHKNGALDTSAKKTLSGKTAGLSSAQEMKKEAEKLKLKEIEMFNKIGDEKLGRNAEAVFRDKSGKKRDLKAEKEASDVKEAEWKKKYDNWGRGVAQGAAEQERVADMVHEMSKPLARARDDADLDTHLKQLDREGDPMLKFIKQKESKRKGPKYPQYKGPAPEPNRFGIKPGYRWDGVDRGNGFEKKYFQSISSKKAVGADAYKWSTEDM is encoded by the exons ATGACCGAAATGTCAAAAGCAGAGTATCTCAAACGTTATATGGCTGCAGATCCAGATGAAGAAAAGACTACAAAGAAAAAGCgcaggaaaattaaaaaaatcaaagctGGTGCAGG TTTCAAGATTGTTGATGAAGATTTAGACCTCAGTAAGATTGGAGCAGGAAATGATGATGCAGAGGAAGAAAATCCAATCATTGCAGAAATTATTGATGACCGCCCTGATTCAGTCAAACAGATGGAAGTCTATTTGTCAACGGATAAATGGAAAAAAGTAGTTGGAG ATGAAAATTCACAATCAGTGGAGCCCTTGGAAACATCACCACCTAGAAGAAAGAGACACGACTCTGACACATCACCACCTGGGAGAAGGAGACATGACTCTGACACATCACCATCTAGGAGAAGGAGACATGACTCTGACACTTCACCGCCTAGGAGAAAGAGACATGACTCTGACACGTCACCACTTAGGAAAAAGAGACACGACTCTGACACTTCACCACCTAGGAGAAAGAGACACGACTCTGACACTTCACCACCTAGGAGGAGACACGGCTCTGATACATCACCACCTAGGAGAAAGAGACACGACTCTGATACATCACCACCTAGGAGAAAGGGACACGACTCTGATACATCACCACCTAGGAGAAGGAGACACGACTCTGACACCTCACCACTTAGGAGAAGGAGACATGGCTCTGATAGTTCACCTCCAAGGAGGAAGAGAAATATTCATGATAAATCCTCACACAAAAATGGAGCACTCGATACTTCTGCAAAAAAGACTCTTTCTGGTAAAACTGCTGGCCTCTCTTCTGCTCAGGAAATGAAAAAAGAAGCTGAAAAGTTAAAACTAAAGGAGATAGAGATGTTCAACAAG ATTGGTGATGAGAAGTTAGGCAGGAATGCTGAGGCAGTATTTAGAGACAAATCTGGAAAGAAGCGAGACTTGAAGGCAGAAAAGGAGGCATCTGATGTGAAGGAGGCAGAATGGAAGAAAAAATATGACAACTGGGGCAGAGG TGTTGCTCAGGGTGCTGCCGAGCAAGAGCGAGTTGCGGATATGGTGCATGAGATGAGCAAGCCTTTGGCTCGAGCTCGAGATGATGCTGACTTGGATACACATCTAAAACAGTTGGACAGAGAGGGTGATCCAATGCTTAAGTTTATCAAACAGAAAGAATCTAAACGCAAAGGGCCCA AATACCCGCAGTACAAAGGTCCTGCTCCTGAACCAAATCGTTTTGGTATCAAGCCAGGTTACCGATGGGATGGTGTTGACCGGGGAAATGGCTTTGAAAAGAAATATTTCCAGTCAATATCCAGCAAAAAAGCTGTTGGTGCAGATGCATATAAATGGAGTACAGAAGATATGTAG